A stretch of Saccharothrix texasensis DNA encodes these proteins:
- a CDS encoding virginiamycin B lyase family protein, with product MPPTVETHVVADRDSGPYAIATGPDGALWYTLVSAGGIGRLVPGEPPTRHDLDPDSRPTIIVTGPDDALWFTQYQAHRIGRITTDGEITEFAPPTPDCGPYGITPGPDGALWFTEANADRIGRITTDGDITEFPLPLTGAFPSGITAGPDGALWFTLNQADAIGRITAAGDVTVHPLPAGAAGPVGLCAGPDDALWFVEIAAGRIGRITTHGEVTEFPLPDPAARPHAIVADGRGDLWFTEWGANRVGVITTDGSVESHALPADHSEPHGIAVGPDGALWIALETGALARVTRS from the coding sequence ATGCCACCCACTGTCGAGACCCACGTCGTGGCCGACCGCGACAGCGGCCCGTACGCGATCGCCACCGGCCCGGACGGCGCGCTCTGGTACACCCTCGTCTCAGCCGGCGGGATCGGCCGGCTGGTGCCCGGCGAGCCGCCGACCAGGCACGACCTCGACCCCGACAGCCGGCCGACGATCATCGTCACCGGCCCGGACGACGCGCTCTGGTTCACCCAGTACCAGGCCCACCGGATCGGCCGGATCACCACCGACGGCGAGATCACCGAGTTCGCGCCGCCCACCCCGGACTGCGGCCCCTACGGCATCACGCCGGGTCCGGACGGCGCGCTCTGGTTCACCGAGGCCAACGCCGACCGCATCGGCCGGATCACCACCGATGGCGACATCACGGAGTTCCCCCTGCCGCTCACCGGCGCGTTCCCCTCGGGCATCACCGCGGGCCCGGACGGCGCGCTGTGGTTCACGCTCAACCAGGCCGACGCCATCGGCCGGATCACCGCGGCCGGCGACGTCACCGTCCACCCGCTCCCCGCGGGCGCGGCGGGACCGGTCGGCCTCTGCGCCGGCCCGGACGACGCCCTCTGGTTCGTGGAGATCGCCGCCGGCCGGATCGGCCGGATCACCACTCACGGCGAGGTCACCGAGTTCCCGCTCCCCGACCCCGCCGCGCGCCCGCACGCCATCGTCGCGGACGGCCGCGGCGACCTCTGGTTCACCGAGTGGGGCGCCAACCGCGTCGGCGTGATCACCACCGACGGCTCCGTCGAGTCGCACGCGCTGCCCGCGGACCACTCGGAACCGCACGGCATCGCGGTGGGCCCCGACGGCGCGCTGTGGATCGCCCTGGAGACCGGCGCCTTGGCCCGCGTCACCCGAAGCTGA
- a CDS encoding TetR/AcrR family transcriptional regulator, with the protein MTVVKSRRRGAQLEQAILDAAWAELREVGYARFTIEAVATRAGTSKPVIYRRWGGRAELVLAAWFRNLPVEPETPDTGTLRGDLRTLFGRIARRADSMMNEMVAGVMGEAFRHPEVAALLGERLANPSPLTDAVRTIVDKAVARAELPPVDVPHRVQRLPLDLIRNESMTCGAPLTEEAVASLVDDVYVPLLHGLAALRQDG; encoded by the coding sequence GTGACGGTGGTGAAGTCGCGCCGACGTGGGGCGCAGCTGGAGCAGGCCATCCTGGACGCGGCCTGGGCCGAGCTGCGCGAAGTCGGCTACGCGCGGTTCACCATAGAGGCAGTGGCCACCCGGGCGGGAACGAGCAAACCGGTCATCTACCGGCGCTGGGGCGGTCGGGCGGAGCTGGTGCTGGCCGCGTGGTTCCGCAACCTGCCGGTGGAGCCGGAGACCCCCGACACCGGGACCCTGCGCGGCGACCTGCGCACCCTGTTCGGCCGCATCGCCCGCCGGGCCGACTCGATGATGAACGAGATGGTGGCCGGGGTGATGGGCGAGGCGTTCCGGCACCCCGAGGTGGCGGCGCTGCTGGGCGAGCGCCTGGCCAACCCCTCGCCGCTGACCGACGCCGTGCGGACGATCGTCGACAAGGCGGTGGCCCGCGCCGAACTGCCACCGGTCGACGTGCCGCACCGGGTCCAACGGCTGCCGCTGGACCTCATCCGCAACGAGTCGATGACCTGCGGGGCGCCGCTGACCGAGGAGGCCGTGGCGTCACTGGTGGACGACGTGTACGTGCCGTTGCTGCACGGTTTGGCGGCGCTTCGGCAGGACGGCTGA
- a CDS encoding ABC transporter ATP-binding protein, producing the protein MLSRLLRTHLRPYRRELTVVLVLQLIGTVASLYLPSLNADIIDFGIAAGDTGYILSTGGWMVGVSVIQILSSIGAVYFSARVAMSFGRDVRAAVFHRVGEFSAREVATLGPSSLITRTTNDVQQVQLLVVMGCTMLVNAPIMCVAGIVMALREDVGLSWLLVVCVPALAIAVGLIVIRMVPQFRQMQERIDEVNRVLREQLAGIRVVRAFVRERAETQRFADVNGALTETTLRVGRLQALIFPVVMLLLNASSVAVLWFGAFRVDTGEMQIGALTAFLSYLMQILMAVMFATFISMMIPRAAVSAERINEVLETDSSVLPPAAPLLDLPTRVSVEFRGAEFRYPGADEPVLRDISFRAEPGHRTAIIGSTGTGKTTLLNLVPRLIDVTGGGVLVNGTDVREIDTDTLCARIGLVPQRPYLFTGTVASNLRYGKPDATDEELWEALEIAQARDFVEAMPNGLDSEIAQGGTNVSGGQRQRLSIARALVRKPDVYLFDDAFSALDLSTDARLRAALRPHTRDAVVVVVAQRVSTILDADRIVVLDGGNVVGIGTHHELLDSCPTYVEIVESQLTSEQAA; encoded by the coding sequence TTGCTCAGCCGCTTGCTGCGTACCCACCTGCGGCCGTACAGACGCGAACTGACGGTCGTGCTCGTGCTACAGCTGATCGGCACCGTCGCCTCGCTGTACCTGCCGAGCCTCAACGCCGACATCATCGACTTCGGCATCGCCGCCGGTGACACCGGCTACATCCTGTCCACCGGCGGCTGGATGGTCGGCGTGTCCGTCATCCAGATCCTCTCCTCGATCGGCGCGGTCTACTTCAGCGCGAGGGTGGCGATGAGCTTCGGCCGCGACGTGCGCGCGGCCGTCTTCCACCGAGTCGGCGAGTTCTCCGCGCGCGAGGTCGCCACGCTGGGCCCGTCGTCGCTGATCACCCGCACCACCAACGACGTGCAGCAGGTCCAGCTGCTCGTGGTGATGGGCTGCACCATGCTGGTCAACGCGCCGATCATGTGCGTGGCGGGCATCGTCATGGCGCTGCGCGAGGACGTCGGCCTGTCGTGGCTGCTGGTCGTCTGCGTGCCCGCGCTGGCGATCGCGGTCGGCCTGATCGTGATCCGCATGGTGCCGCAGTTCCGGCAGATGCAGGAGCGCATCGACGAGGTCAACCGGGTGCTGCGCGAGCAGCTGGCCGGCATCCGCGTGGTCCGGGCGTTCGTCCGGGAACGCGCCGAGACCCAGCGCTTCGCCGACGTCAACGGCGCGCTCACGGAGACCACGCTGCGCGTCGGCCGGCTCCAGGCGCTGATCTTCCCCGTGGTGATGCTGCTGCTCAACGCCTCCAGCGTGGCCGTGCTGTGGTTCGGCGCGTTCCGCGTGGACACCGGCGAGATGCAGATCGGCGCGCTGACGGCGTTCCTGAGCTACCTGATGCAGATCCTCATGGCGGTCATGTTCGCGACCTTCATCTCGATGATGATCCCGCGTGCCGCGGTGAGCGCCGAGCGGATCAACGAGGTGCTGGAGACCGACTCGTCGGTCCTGCCGCCCGCCGCGCCGCTGCTCGACCTGCCCACGCGGGTCTCGGTGGAGTTCCGCGGCGCGGAGTTCCGCTACCCGGGCGCGGACGAGCCGGTGCTGCGCGACATCAGCTTCCGCGCCGAGCCCGGTCACCGCACGGCGATCATCGGCAGCACCGGCACCGGCAAGACGACGCTGCTCAACCTCGTGCCCAGGCTGATCGACGTGACCGGCGGCGGCGTGCTCGTCAACGGCACCGACGTCCGCGAGATCGACACCGACACGCTGTGCGCGCGCATCGGGCTGGTGCCGCAGCGCCCGTACCTGTTCACCGGCACGGTCGCGTCCAACCTCCGCTACGGCAAACCGGACGCCACCGACGAGGAGCTGTGGGAGGCGTTGGAGATCGCCCAGGCGCGGGACTTCGTGGAGGCCATGCCGAACGGGCTCGACTCGGAGATCGCCCAGGGCGGCACGAACGTCTCCGGCGGCCAGCGGCAGCGGCTCTCCATCGCCCGCGCGCTGGTCCGCAAGCCGGACGTCTACCTGTTCGACGACGCGTTCTCGGCGCTCGACCTGTCCACCGACGCGCGGCTGCGCGCCGCGCTGCGACCGCACACGCGGGACGCGGTCGTGGTCGTCGTCGCCCAGCGCGTGTCCACGATCCTGGACGCCGACCGGATCGTGGTGCTCGACGGCGGCAACGTCGTCGGCATCGGCACCCACCACGAACTGCTGGACTCGTGCCCCACCTACGTGGAGATCGTCGAGTCGCAGCTGACCTCGGAGCAGGCCGCATGA
- a CDS encoding ABC transporter ATP-binding protein produces the protein MSTTTPPRPATPPPPRMGGGMPGMGMPMGKAENFGPSARRLVARMRRERVALLAVVVLGVISVAFSVAGPKILGHATDIIFEGVLGRMRGTAGAGIDFAALAEVLMWVMGLYLVSSLFGWWQGRVLNNVVQRFVFRLRSDVEDKIHRLPLRYFDGQPRGELLSRVTNDIDNVSTTLTQTLSQLLTSLLTVIGVLVMMLTISPLLTLIALLLIPISVVATGRIRKRSQALFVAQWKHTGALNAHIEEAFTGHQLVKVFGRQRESEAEFKRRNDELLGSAMGAQFVSGLIMPMMMFLSNVSYVAVAVVGGLRITSGSMSLGEVQAFIQYSRQFTQPLTQVASMANLMQSGVASAERVFELLDAEEQEPDPAEASLPAERRGRVEFEHVSFSYRAEQPLIEDLSLVAEPGQTVAIVGPTGAGKTTLVNLIMRFYELDAGRITLDGVDITALKREDLRSQTGMVLQDTWLFGGTIRDNIAYGNSAATEEEIIAAARATYVDRFVRTLPDGYDTVIDEEATNVSAGEKQLLTIARAFLANPSLLILDEATSSVDTRTESLVQHAMAALRSSRTSFVIAHRLSTIRDADVILVMESGQIVEQGSHDELMAAEGAYHRLYAAQFAAAV, from the coding sequence ATGAGCACCACGACCCCTCCCCGTCCCGCCACCCCGCCACCGCCCCGCATGGGCGGCGGCATGCCCGGCATGGGCATGCCGATGGGCAAGGCGGAGAACTTCGGCCCGTCCGCGCGCCGGCTCGTCGCGCGGATGCGCCGCGAGCGGGTCGCCCTGCTGGCCGTGGTCGTGCTCGGCGTCATCAGCGTCGCGTTCTCCGTGGCCGGGCCGAAGATCCTCGGCCACGCCACCGACATCATCTTCGAGGGCGTGCTGGGCCGGATGCGCGGCACGGCGGGGGCGGGCATCGACTTCGCCGCGCTCGCCGAGGTCCTGATGTGGGTGATGGGCCTGTACCTGGTCTCGTCCCTGTTCGGCTGGTGGCAGGGCCGCGTGCTGAACAACGTGGTGCAGCGCTTCGTGTTCCGGCTGCGCTCCGACGTCGAGGACAAGATCCACCGGCTGCCGCTGCGCTACTTCGACGGCCAGCCCCGCGGTGAGCTGCTGTCCCGCGTCACCAACGACATCGACAACGTGTCGACCACGTTGACGCAGACGCTGAGCCAGCTGCTCACGTCGCTGCTGACGGTCATCGGCGTGCTGGTGATGATGCTGACCATCTCGCCGCTGCTGACGCTGATCGCGCTGCTGCTGATCCCGATCTCGGTGGTGGCGACCGGGCGGATCCGCAAGCGGTCGCAGGCGTTGTTCGTGGCCCAGTGGAAGCACACCGGCGCGTTGAACGCGCACATCGAGGAGGCGTTCACCGGCCACCAGCTGGTCAAGGTCTTCGGCCGGCAGCGCGAGTCGGAGGCGGAGTTCAAGCGCCGCAACGACGAGCTGCTCGGTTCGGCGATGGGCGCGCAGTTCGTGTCCGGCCTGATCATGCCGATGATGATGTTCCTGTCGAACGTCAGCTACGTGGCCGTGGCGGTGGTCGGCGGCCTGCGCATCACGTCCGGCTCGATGAGCCTGGGCGAGGTGCAGGCGTTCATCCAGTACTCCCGCCAGTTCACCCAGCCGTTGACGCAGGTGGCGTCGATGGCGAACCTGATGCAGTCCGGCGTCGCGTCGGCCGAGCGGGTGTTCGAGCTGCTCGACGCCGAGGAGCAGGAGCCGGACCCGGCGGAGGCGTCGCTGCCCGCCGAGCGCCGGGGCCGGGTGGAGTTCGAGCACGTGAGCTTCTCCTACCGGGCCGAGCAGCCGCTGATCGAGGACCTGTCCCTGGTCGCCGAGCCGGGGCAGACGGTCGCCATCGTCGGCCCGACCGGCGCGGGCAAGACCACGCTGGTCAACCTGATCATGCGGTTCTACGAGCTGGACGCGGGCCGCATCACGCTGGACGGGGTGGACATCACCGCGTTGAAGCGGGAGGACCTGCGGTCGCAGACCGGCATGGTGCTGCAGGACACGTGGCTGTTCGGCGGCACGATCCGGGACAACATCGCCTACGGCAACTCCGCCGCCACCGAGGAGGAGATCATCGCCGCGGCCCGCGCCACCTACGTGGACCGGTTCGTGCGCACGTTGCCGGACGGGTACGACACCGTCATCGACGAGGAGGCGACCAACGTCAGCGCCGGCGAGAAGCAGCTGCTGACCATCGCGCGGGCGTTCCTGGCCAACCCGTCGCTGCTCATCCTGGACGAGGCGACCAGTTCGGTGGACACCCGCACGGAGTCGTTGGTGCAGCACGCCATGGCGGCCCTGCGGTCGTCACGGACGAGCTTCGTCATCGCCCACCGGCTGTCGACCATCCGGGACGCCGACGTGATCCTGGTGATGGAGTCGGGGCAGATCGTGGAGCAGGGCAGCCACGACGAGCTGATGGCTGCCGAAGGCGCTTACCACCGCCTCTACGCGGCCCAGTTCGCCGCCGCGGTCTGA
- a CDS encoding NUDIX hydrolase yields the protein MSTSWTIPTVAIAVDLAVLTVRTERLHVLLVNRGVEPYRGRLALPGGFLSTEDEDIDVAAGRELAEETGLDAAKLHLEQLRTYGAPRRDPRMRVVTVCYLAIVPNLPLPSAGGDADRARWVPVDRVLGRRGLLAFDHGQIIADAVDRARSKLEYTTLATAFCNPEFTISELRRVYEIVWSEELDPRNFHRKVTGVEGFLVPTGNRTSGNGGRPAVIYRPGPATVLHPPILRN from the coding sequence ATGAGCACCTCATGGACGATCCCGACGGTGGCGATCGCCGTCGACCTCGCCGTGCTCACCGTGCGTACGGAACGGTTGCACGTGCTGCTGGTCAACCGGGGTGTCGAACCGTACCGCGGACGCCTCGCGCTGCCGGGCGGCTTCCTGTCCACTGAGGACGAGGACATCGACGTCGCGGCCGGGCGGGAGCTCGCCGAGGAGACCGGGCTCGATGCCGCCAAGCTGCACTTGGAGCAACTGCGCACCTACGGCGCGCCGAGACGTGACCCGCGCATGAGGGTGGTCACCGTCTGCTACCTGGCGATCGTGCCGAACCTGCCGCTGCCCAGCGCGGGCGGCGATGCCGACCGGGCGCGCTGGGTACCCGTGGACCGGGTGCTGGGTCGCCGCGGGTTGCTCGCGTTCGACCACGGTCAGATCATCGCGGACGCGGTCGACCGGGCCCGCTCGAAGCTGGAGTACACGACGCTGGCGACGGCCTTCTGCAACCCGGAGTTCACCATCTCCGAGTTGCGCCGCGTCTACGAGATCGTGTGGTCGGAGGAGCTTGATCCGCGCAACTTCCACCGCAAGGTCACCGGCGTCGAAGGATTCCTGGTCCCCACGGGCAACCGCACCAGCGGCAATGGCGGACGTCCCGCCGTCATCTACCGGCCCGGTCCTGCCACGGTGCTCCACCCACCCATCCTGCGGAACTGA
- a CDS encoding 5'-methylthioadenosine/S-adenosylhomocysteine nucleosidase: protein MIVVLTALEVERAAIVQHLTGLRLHRHSAGTVFERGALAGHSDLEVVVALTGTGNGAAAIMTERAITEFQPSAVLFVGVAGGLREWLRLGDVVVATRVYGYHAMRSDNDGDHARPRAYETAHHLEQTARVLGRTGSWRSGLPAGEEPPGLHFDPIASGEVVLNTKNSTTARHLSHHFNDAVAVETESAGVAQCGHLHGSTPTITIRGISDFADGEKDRVDREGSQELAARNAALFMRALIAELPSSPGARPSDRDRGGTSTNNSISGTANFAIQAGVINGGIWFSESPALDLAALEDLTTAVAQARRTDRLTVHGFTQAMLDLVELRHQATSSPVQVGRLRALRHALDQHFTGAPDLRDLLAKVFGGAS, encoded by the coding sequence ATGATCGTGGTCCTCACGGCGCTGGAGGTAGAACGCGCTGCCATCGTCCAACACCTCACCGGGCTACGGCTGCACCGACATAGTGCGGGGACGGTCTTCGAACGCGGCGCCCTCGCCGGCCACTCCGACCTGGAGGTGGTCGTCGCTCTCACCGGAACCGGCAACGGCGCCGCGGCCATCATGACCGAGCGGGCGATCACCGAGTTCCAACCCTCTGCGGTGCTGTTCGTGGGTGTCGCGGGCGGCCTGCGCGAGTGGTTGCGCCTTGGGGACGTCGTCGTCGCCACGCGCGTGTACGGCTACCACGCGATGCGCAGCGACAACGACGGCGACCACGCGCGGCCTCGCGCCTACGAGACGGCACACCACCTCGAGCAGACCGCCCGGGTGCTGGGGCGCACGGGCTCGTGGCGGTCCGGGCTGCCCGCCGGCGAAGAGCCTCCCGGGCTCCACTTCGACCCGATCGCCTCCGGCGAGGTCGTGCTCAACACGAAGAACTCGACGACCGCGCGGCACCTGAGCCACCACTTCAACGACGCGGTCGCCGTCGAGACGGAGAGCGCGGGTGTCGCGCAGTGCGGTCACCTCCACGGTTCGACACCGACCATCACCATCCGCGGCATCAGCGACTTCGCCGACGGGGAGAAGGACCGGGTCGACCGCGAAGGTTCACAGGAACTGGCAGCGCGCAACGCGGCCCTGTTCATGCGGGCTCTGATCGCCGAACTCCCCTCGAGTCCCGGTGCCCGGCCGTCGGATCGGGACCGCGGTGGCACGTCGACCAACAACAGCATCTCCGGCACCGCGAACTTCGCCATCCAAGCGGGTGTGATCAACGGTGGGATCTGGTTCAGCGAGTCACCGGCGCTGGACCTCGCCGCCCTGGAGGACCTCACGACCGCGGTCGCGCAAGCGCGGCGTACCGACCGGTTGACGGTGCACGGGTTCACCCAGGCGATGCTGGACCTGGTGGAGCTCCGCCACCAGGCGACGAGCTCACCCGTCCAGGTCGGGCGGCTGCGGGCGCTGCGGCACGCGCTCGACCAGCACTTCACCGGTGCCCCGGACCTGCGCGACCTGCTCGCCAAGGTCTTCGGTGGTGCCTCGTGA